The Arabidopsis thaliana chromosome 5, partial sequence genomic interval gaagtaataaTTATAAgtgagaggaagagagaaagattctACGTATGAGCTAAGCATTTCATTTGCTTTCATGGTGACTAACGAATTTTAAGGACAACGAATCGAGAATACGTATGAaagtaaaaacacatacagacttgtatgtatatatgccCTTGAGGTCCCCTTTAAATAACTTTTTCAGGCAAACACGAGATCTATTTAAAATTCCATTTCGCTAATCATGTTTTATTGGTTAGCTTAAACAatgtgtattttgtttttaaatgcACACAAACATCAAAAGCATGCATTGTGCCcatgattttttgttcttttcggCAACCGAGGAGTTATAGTCTCTTTGGACCAGAAATTACTAATGTTAATTATCTGTTGGTAGAACTCGAACCCAAGAAATGGTCATTACCCCTCCCCTTCAAAATCACCCCAAGATCAATTGGTAGCCGACGATGGGTTAGACCCGGCCCATGCATGATCTTTAAGATGTGGGAAAACAATGCATCAGCAATCAGACCAAGATCATTTTagatatgcatatatattctCACTAGACCATGTCGTGATCTGGTCCCATGATGTCGGATAAGATGCGTGACCTAGACGTACGGTCCATTGCAACATGCCAAACATTTTGAGATTAATCACatgtacatataaatattaattaatggttCGACTCAACAGCTTTATAACAGAAGAAGACATATATAACTGGTATGTGATAATTTTCCAAATAACTAAATCTGTTTATAAATAGGGTATATGTGACTGCAAAGCTTGTTTCAAGAAGCAAACGTGATGCTATTATTTCATTGACATTCTGacgattatatatttataatatagaaCAATTGTCATCCTTGATTTAGTAGGATTTATTTATAACCTCTTCAAAGTAATTGGCCTTTTAGTTAATAATTCCACCGAATCCTTGGTTGGGATGTGTTGATGGCTACAAGCACGCGAAAAGAACATTTATCCAATACATAAAAGaacctttctttttccaaaCTGCAGATGCTCCTTTATAGACTTGCTTACATATATCATAAAACGATAACTACAGATTCGATGATGGTTGCATGTACGACTCTTGGACCTCAAAGTTTGGCCTGCTAGAAGACCAATGGCCAAAATTTGGTTCATGCATGCATGGTGGAAATGCCTACAATATGTTATTCTTAGTTTGctaaatataatatagatcttttttattttcgtcaaactttacaaaatatatatcagtATATCACACATagatataacaaaaatgatgtgatttaatttatatatcgCGTTGTAGTACTATtacataaaattattttaagaaaactattgTCCAATGAAGTcctaaaattttggtttatactGGCCATTGATGAATTAAGTTTAGAGGGACCAAAATCATTAGTTGCACACAAATATTGTTAAAAGGGTTCTTGTATAGTGGGAAGTATATAGATTATAcggaaacaaagaaaatatgtacGTTATAGGATAAGATATATGGTGATCAATATATATGTCTTCGTATGGGATAtgttatacaaaataaaaataggaaaaGAATGTCAACTTTCAATACTTAAATACAAGATAATGTATTCTTAGAATTTAAAGGTGATATTTTCCTGTCATGCAATTTGAATATGTCGTGAACAGCctatatatagaataaaatgcgctattatatttttataataatcatGTGATGTACATGTATGCCACACtttatggttttaaaaattgtatatataaacctactaaattaattaagttaatAATAACCTATGTCGACGATGATAAGAAAATAGGAATAGAAAGCGAGGACGGGTCGCAGCGTCACATATTACCATGCATGTATTGTCACCCGTACGTCGTATGGTTGCAACTCAAATCGCATACATACACCGATTCATGacttaaaaactaaataaaatttcaaattataagAGAGATGCAGAAAAAAgttatttggaaaataaaattctctttatctttacaTATATTCGTGTGTTTGTCTACATATCTCTATAATTACGTGGATGTATGAGATTGGTAAAGATGAGTTTGGCGTCAGCTAAGAAAATGTTCCAATCCGCTACCGAGAACGCGTGTTCCCACAAAACGATTCGGAATCATATtcctcatttttatttcttgccccaaataaaattttatttagaaGTCTGTgtttttgaaggaaaaaaattaattctCCTTTTTTGGCGTCAAACAAATTCACCTTTTGCGATATTAAATTGTAGATTCTTTTGCACctaaaatatagataaacattGTGTTGGCTATATAGCATCCCAAAGGGCAATATCAGTTGTTAGAATTTTaacttattaaaatttaacacatatatgtatgtgtgtgtgtgtatgtattAAAACCGAACAATTGGAATATGAAAAGATAAACAACATCGAAAAATTATCAACGaacaagattttttgttttatcaaaaatcAACGAACCAGATAAAAAGCATATTTATGATCAAAATTAGATCATGGTATACAAAAAAGCAATGCGCCAATGCTGCGGCGGATAGAAAAATCAGAACTTTGAACCAAACTCATTTCATTTAACGGTCATACAAACAACAATTACCAATGTGTTATTTGTACTTCATCATCTCTTTTGATCGTATTTTAAGCTTCCATATAGTGCATTTGGAGGCAGCAGAAGGAGTATTAACTTAATAATCAGACGTTCCCTAATGCCCAATATGCCAAAGAACGTGGCGTACTAGCGTGTTCTCATCAGCATTTGTGCTCTCTTCTTAGTTAAGTTCTTGTTCTTGCaactacttttatttttaactaactCATCATTTTATAGGGCCTAACTTCTCCGATAAGCTGCTTGGTACAAGATAAAGCCCATACGACCCACGAAATGCTTGCCAAATccaattaaataattatgtaaataaagTTCACTAAAAATCATAATGTATAGTagcatgtttttttttgggtgtagTTACGACTTACGACAGACGAGAAGTtgaaaacacaacaaaaaaaaggtcaaatAATTCATACAAGATTAACAAAATGACTCAACGGTTACGTGTAGATCCGTGTTTCACTGTTTTGGAACGCTAACTTTAGGCAGCGCTTTGACAACGTTTACCACACGGTTCCTCCAAAGTcgaaataaaactagattgGATCATTTAGCAGAAAGCCACACACGTCACTTCGTTTTCCAACTTTCATCATCATATCATATAAAGcatatcattattttctttttccaaattcATCAGAAcgttatatttttgaaatgggaattgatttttttttttttttggattacCCCGGAGTCTACCTAAACTAATACCAGTAgcacttaccaaaaaaaaaaaaacttaaaaccagTAGCAGAACTTCCATACcaattgttcattttttttattatttttttgtgtgtatttatTAAGGTGTATATTACTTAACATTAAATCTGCGTACCGTAAAATGATCcatcattttatataaactttatGCTAGTCATAAACTCATAAttcttgcaaaaaaaaactaaaaaaacaacaactcataattctaatttttatatatattgtatggTTGGATACGAATTATTAAATTAAGCGAACCCCCTCTATACTATTAGTCCTGGTTACGTGTAACGTAACTATAGGCTTCAATTAATTCGGTCCCGTTTCCTTATATTACGTGATATTTGGGAAactactaattttttttatcttttgccGGACCAAGCTCtttcaagcaaaaaaaaaaaaagaagggatAATGGATTCTGATTTAAAgattaccaaacaaaacatgGATTCTGATTTAATTATGAATCATGTACTACTTATTTAAGGGAACTAAATGTATAatgtttaccaaaaacaaaactaaatgtATAGTCAAATTCACTGATATACGTCAGATTATCATACGTCAGTCTGATTATAAATTTGGTCATTAGTCAATGTTGATACACATATTATTCTCTAATGTGAAAAGGAGAATTGTATGGTTATAATTTGCCGAACGACAACTTCTATACATAAGAATATTTTTCTACAGTCAGTTGTTAAGTTAGTGCAGGGATTAATTACTCTATAACAATGAATTAATTATCGCGTatgaaatttctttttaactataaaattgTCTAAAAAGGAGATCAAAAGAGTGTGATTTGCTTTTGTGCAAACTAAAACAACTcatataaatctaaatttaaattgaaCTAATTAAAAGATTACAAGTTCAGCCACCGAATCTGTGTTACAATTGAAGTTACAAAGTTGTTAAGTACATCTTTGTAAAAAATTTAAGCACACGTTAAGGGGGTTTGGTCAACAATCATTGACTACACTTAATTATTCCACGTGTCATACGATGAGGGGTTCGACGGTGGTATCagtgtattaaaaaaaacgtCCTCTTGATCACGTAACAAAGtccataatgttttttttttccgacaACGGAGGCAATTATCCACAACGCTCATGTGCATTGTCTTGTTAAGAAACTCTCCATAGCTGTTTAACTGCCACGTGTCGCTCTATCTTTAACAGTGGAACATGGAGACAACGATGTACCTAGAACACACGATAAATCCCTTCGCTCCGCTATATTTCCTAAATCCCGGTCCGGAGGTAGTGGTTTAACTTAATTTTTGgttcaaatatattagttaagTATTCGGTTGtatttaactaattaaatagATTACGTAATTGTGAAGAGCGTGGCACTCGCACATGTAAATTTTCTTAACAACGCACTCTGGCACATACAGACTTGTTGATATTGCATGTATATcagattataaaattatagattCGTTACACAAATTTGCTGATGTTTGactcaaacaaaaagttttgtGGACTACCAtgagtaaagaaaaaaagaaggcaAGTATAAATTTGCATTGTCTACGAAGTACGAAGCCGTTAACCCGCGCGATTAACTTAGATTGGTGTcgtttaagatttttttttgacattcgGAGTAATACATTCGGTTCGATAAGAGATTATTTACAATACAATATAAGTTAATGATGatctagaaaatatatatcgtAGTTTAAAAATGCTTCATAAATCAGTGatgtaatacaaaaaaaaatacgtcTCTTAGAAATTTACAAAGTTGTTcgttaattgtttttcttggtcAATGACTCggtgtttgtttgcttcaaAGTTTGATTAGTAGGATTTGTACCACTACCATGTTTGTATGAACAAATATGAACTACTTTTTAGACGTGAATTTATCTTTTGAAGTATATAAAGACTAAACGGTTAATAATAAGCTGGAGGAGTAAATgtatagtctttttttttttttgtgactcGTGAGTCAActtgtttgatgtttcttttgaGCCGGCATTTAAAATTAgaccttttccttttctagaAAACTCGctttataatttgaaaaaaaaatagaggccataattatttttaaagttgaTAGACGTTATAATTTGACCAAATGACTTGTTTCAAATACGACAAGATTCCtgttatgagtttttttttgtgtcataAGACATTTGGAGGTTATTATTCTGGTTATttgttaacatttttttaattgtaggTAATTTACACTGAAATTCTACtaaatccaaatatatatagaaaataaaactcaaatctaattctgtatatattaaaacagatcgaattcttaaaaaaaacaaaacataaacttatGACCAACTATTTACGTTTGttttaattaacaaattcgaatgaattttaaaatacttggTCAAATACAAATGAATAGAAATGAAAACTACAGTTGCAATAATCATTTCAAGTTAATTATCCCagacataattatttttgaaacattattCTCTAATTCATGTAGCAGTACTGAAGGAAGGtaaggtattttaaaaacttaaatctGATTCTAACAACTATCACAATTTAATTGTAGTAAACTAATTTTTGTATCTGTATACAAGAAAATTTGCATAGTACATGGATATAATACACTACTGATAGTTATACACTTATACTTAATGCATAGGCCATATAGTATTTGTAAGTTCTTAAAAGAAACTACAGaagtttttaaataataacaatggGATTCATGTAAATATTATTGTCTCTGAAAATAAttatcttaacaaaaaaaatctggaAATAATAACGTATATTTTTGAaggatgaaaaaagaaaaagaaagcgtGGGCTTGAGAATGTTGCTCACAAAGCGTGAAGGCATATCCTAATATGTGGGTCCTACTTTCCGACCGCgatgattcttctttctctcccgACGCCATTAATTTAGCCTCTAAGtgtaattagttaattattttgtttttaatatttattttcgaGTTAATTTTTAAGAAGATTATCTTTTCTTTCGAGTTTTATCATTCCATAATGTTTAAGATATGGAATTATCAAGAGTTCTATACATTAATGTCAGTAATGAAATCGATTAACAttagttaaatttattaattaattatatgcCATGTCTTGTacttaaatttattaattaatttaatgtACCTCGGAAACATTTTAATatcagaaacttttttttcaaatcaacccacaaaagagaaacaaagagtgTATAATGTACTGTAACAACTTTAATCaatgttaaaatatatcagtatcaacattaatataaacgaacagaacaaaatgaaacaatcaCAACCAAATgctttttatagtttaatcaACAAAGACATGTTGAATTGAAACTTGATGTGTCATCATAgcaacattttattttttgaattgaatttattttaaaaccaaaacatgtaGTAACGAaacaatagattttaaaaCCAGAAGATTAGAGCCTTGTACATGACATATACTACATAATGTTAATCctctttttttacttaaaaccAATaatgttttctactttttccCCCCCATAGATTTACATATTAAGATTCACTATACATCATAAAATTGTCATACATTCATTTtaagagaattaaaaaatgtCTAATACATTTGAACAATATTCACTATTTTATGGTGATAGTGATTACATGTCAGGtgtgaaatattattttgtatggAATATTTTATGTAGCattgtgtttatatattttactaattttgtaacaCAATTGACACCACATCTGGTTCAGCTAAACTTGTGAAAATAGGCAAGAGATCTAACATTAATCTCACATGTAAACGGATAATGATTCACTTAATCTTGTCTTTtaacttttccaaaaaaaaaaaaagacagagattttcctttgatgattttattattaaatgtCAAAACcgattaaataaaaatttcatatctTTTCTTTACCTTCCCTTCTCTTCTCGCGTAGCACCCACAtcaacccaacaaaaaaaaaaaaaaaaaaagagtttccTCGATTTGTTGATCAGCCGCTGGTCTCGATCTCTCTCCAAAGATCTCAAGTGAGACACAGAGATGCATTGAAATAAAAAGTCTGAGCCTTTTTCGTCTTTAGTTCTCAAGTTTCTTGTTTCGTGTtacagtaacaaaaaaaacaactcgAGATGTGTTGTTGAGAGCTTATGTTGGGATTCTCCGGTTGATTGGTTTTGTcggtagtttttttttttgtatttgaatttcTCCGAGGGACTTAGCTTCGGAGATGAGTGGGTGTTTGCCTTGTTTTGGATCTTCGGCTAAAGACGCTGCTTCTAAAGATTCGGTGAAGAAGGAACTTTCAGCTAAAGACGGCTCAGTTACTCAGTCTCACCATATCAGCTTAGGTGAAATTTTTCATTCAAACTTTTTTGGGATCTGTTGAGTTTTCGTGTCTTAGatcgattttttttagttactgGGTTCTCGTAAAGTTCGTGTCTTTGGTAATGATTTGGGAAGAAATGTTGATGTTTCTGATCTAATTCGTCTGTGAGAGCTGTGAGCTATGGAGTTTGTGGACTATAATTTCTGAGATCTGATGTGTTTTGGGAGGTTTGATTATAGTTAGTATACAATTTAGCTCCAAATTGTTGTTTGTGTCCAGATTCTGTTTAGTTCCCTATGTACATGGAATGCATAGTTCTCTATCCAACAAACAATGAATCATAAAAATGTTAgctttaaaatttcattattgAAGAGTCATTGATAAGGATGTTCTGTAATAGACATCACTAGTTTAGCAATAGTAgatatgaattttgtttcctGTTGATTGAAGTTAAATGTGGAAGCTCTTTATCTTTGAACCTGAAAAGTATTAGGGTTTGAgttgattatgattttttttcgaATTTGAATATAGCATGGGTAATGTTATGTGTTCCCTTTCTTGTAAGTactaacattttattttatttcggTAGATAAATCAAAGTCTCGACGAGGTCCTGAACAGAAGAAGGAGCTAACTGCTCCAAAAGAAGGGCCTACTGCGCATATTGCTGCACAAACCTTTACTTTCCGAGAGTTAGCTGCCGCCACTAAAAACTTTCGACCGGAATGTCTTCTTGGAGAAGGAGGTTTCGGACGTGTTTACAAAGGTCGTCTAGAGACCACAGGACAGGTGAAGTTCGTAAATTGAATTTAATGTTTCATAATCAAGATTCGTCTTCTAATTGGATTTAATATTTTGCAGATAGTAGCTGTTAAACAGCTTGATCGAAACGGTCTACAAGGAAACAGAGAGTTTCTTGTAGAGGTTCTTATGCTGAGCCTTCTGCATCATCCCAATCTTGTgaatttgattggttattgTGCTGATGGGGACCAGCGTCTTCTTGTGTATGAGTATATGCCACTAGGATCATTGGAGGATCATCTACACGGTATGCTTAGTGATATTTCCCCACTCTTAACATGGAATTGCATTATTTTCCATAAGATAAGAAACctttgcatttttatttgaaactACCATGGACCGAATCTGTGGCACCGTCTACTGTATTGTAGAAGGATGCTTTGTTGTATTTGATATATTGGGAAagtcttttttacttttcttaatCTGTTCTTCCAAAGCTATTTATGGTGAATAAATGGAAATATTAGCTTGTAATAGTTCTATCAAGTGCATGTAACGattaaaactttgattttcaGATCTTCCACCTGATAAAGAGCCTCTAGACTGGAGTACTAGAATGACAATAGCGGCAGGAGCAGCAAAGGGACTGGAGTATCTGCATGATAAAGCGAATCCGCCTGTGATCTACAGAGACCTGAAATCATCCAACATTCTTCTCGGTGATGGCTATCACCCAAAGTTATCTGATTTTGGGTTAGCTAAGTTAGGTCCCGTGGGCGATAAAACACATGTGTCAACTCGTGTGATGGGCACATATGGTTATTGTGCACCGGAATATGCCATGACAGGGCAACTCACATTGAAATCCGATGTTTATAGCTTTGGGGTTGTGTTTCTCGAGCTCATCACGGGTCGAAAAGCTATTGATAATGCTCGAGCACCCGGAGAGCACAACCTTGTCGCATGGGTATGTTACtcaactttttcttatatcaccaaaagggaaaaatcacaattttttttgcgCTCTCATGTGATATAGTCAATGTTTGGGATCTGAAAACGTCTTTACTGACTTGAACTGTTTTGGGGGTTCTCTGTCACTTGTTGGTCTTTGCTTGGCTATACAGGCTAGGCCGTTGTTCAAAGATCGTAGAAAGTTTCCGAAGATGGCGGATCCATCGCTGCAAGGGCGGTATCCAATGCGTGGTCTATATCAA includes:
- a CDS encoding Protein kinase superfamily protein, which codes for MSGCLPCFGSSAKDAASKDSVKKELSAKDGSVTQSHHISLDKSKSRRGPEQKKELTAPKEGPTAHIAAQTFTFRELAAATKNFRPECLLGEGGFGRVYKGRLETTGQIVAVKQLDRNGLQGNREFLVEVLMLSLLHHPNLVNLIGYCADGDQRLLVYEYMPLGSLEDHLHDLPPDKEPLDWSTRMTIAAGAAKGLEYLHDKANPPVIYRDLKSSNILLGDGYHPKLSDFGLAKLGPVGDKTHVSTRVMGTYGYCAPEYAMTGQLTLKSDVYSFGVVFLELITGRKAIDNARAPGEHNLVAWARPLFKDRRKFPKMADPSLQGRYPMRGLYQALAVAAMCLQEQAATRPLIGDVVTALTYLASQTFDPNAPSGQNSRSGSGPPFIRTRDDRRSLGDGSSLDSPAETRSRLGSPATHKNSPDYRRRDMVREVNAGSEGGSETGGGSGRKWGLSDLEGQESQRGSPASVGRSSRGTPRNRDLDRERAVAEAKVWGENWRERKRATNGPGSFDSTND